A genomic stretch from Setaria viridis chromosome 1, Setaria_viridis_v4.0, whole genome shotgun sequence includes:
- the LOC117858244 gene encoding uncharacterized protein → MAASSPSSLTPPAVPMELHAGNRDRLVAALRGHLSASGRPPRGLVLLQGGEEQTRYCTDHLELFRQESYFAYLFGVQEPGFYGAIDIASGQSILFAPRLPADYAVWMGEIKPLSYFRDTYKVDMAFYVDEITQVVQDRFGDHGKPLLFLLYGKNTDSGNFSKPASFEGMEKFDTDLSILHPVLTECRVIKSDLELAVIQYANDISSEAHIEVMRRARPGMKEYQLESIFLHHVYMYGGCRHCSYTCICATGDNSAVLHYGHAAAPNDRTLNDGDMALMDMGGEYHFYGSDITCSYPINGKFNSSQIIIYNAVLKAHNAVISYMRPGVNYMDMHKLAERAILESLKKEQILQGDVDDMMAQRLGAVFMPHGLGHLLGIDTHDPGGYPEGLERPKEPGLSSLRTTRELKEGMVITVEPGCYFIDTLLTKARNDPISSKFFNWQEVEKYKSFGGVRIESDVYVTAQGCQNLTNCPRETWEIEAVMAGAPWPLPASSSTAAAAENGVSKASS, encoded by the exons ATGgcggcctcctccccttcctccctcacCCCGCCGGCGGTGCCCATGGAGCTGCACGCCGGGAACCGcgaccgcctcgtcgccgcgctCCGCGGTCACctctccgcctccggccgcccgccacgcggcctcgtcctcctccag GGCGGGGAGGAGCAGACGCGGTACTGCACCGATCACCTAGAGCTCTTCAG GCAGGAGAGCTACTTTGCTTACCTCTTTGGAGTGCAGGAGCCAGGGTTCTACGGCGCGATC GACATTGCCTCTGGACAGTCAATTTTGTTTGCTCCAAGGTTGCCAGCTGACTACGCTGTTTGGATGGGTGAAATAAAACCTTTGTCTTACTTCAGG GATACATACAAGGTCGATATGGCCTTCTATGTTGATGAGATCACACAGGTTGTGCAAGATCGTTTCGGGGATCATGGGAAGCCTCTTCTGTTTCTCTTATATGGAAAGAATACCGACTCTGGGAATTTTTCAAAGCCTGCTAGTTTTGAG GGGATGGAGAAGTTTGATACTGATTTAAGTATACTTCATCCTGTTTTAACTGAATGTCGTGTGATCAAATCTGATCTGGAGCTTGCTGTCATCCAGTATGCTAATGATATAAGCTCTGAAGCTCATATTGAG GTCATGAGACGAGCAAGACCAGGCATGAAGGAATATCAGCTAGAAAGCATCTTTCTCCATCATGTTTATATGTACGGAGGTTGCCGGCATTGCTCTTATACATGTATATGTGCTACTGGAGATAATAG TGCTGTTCTACACTATGGACATGCGGCAGCTCCAAATGACCGG ACTTTGAATGATGGAGACATGGCACTAATGGACATGGGAGGTGAATACCATTTCTATGGATCTGATATCACATGCTCATACCCT ATAAATGGCAAGTTCAACAGCAGCCAGATAATAATATACAAT GCTGTGCTTAAGGCTCATAATGCTGTCATATCATACATGCGGCCTGGAGTTAATTATATGGATATGCACAA ATTGGCAGAACGGGCAATACTTGAATCTCTCAAGAAAGAGCAAATCCTCCaagg GGATGTTGATGATATGATGGCTCAAAGGTTAGGAGCTGTTTTCATGCCTCATGGTCTTGGCCACTTACTTGGGATTGACACCCATGATCCAGGAGGCTACCCTGAG GGATTAGAGAGGCCAAAGGAGCCAGGACTGAGCTCCTTGCGGACCACAAGAGAACTCAAAGAAGGCATG GTTATTACAGTGGAGCCAGGCTGCTATTTCATCGACACTTTGCTGACTAAAGCGAGGAATGATCCAATTTCCTCAAAGTTCTTCAACTGGCAAGAGGTCGAAAAGTACAAAAGCTTTGGTGGTGTTCGCATTGAAAGTGATGTG TATGTGACGGCTCAAGGATGCCAGAACCTCACAAACTGTCCCCGGGAGACGTGGGAAATCGAGGCCGTAATGGCTGGCGCACCGTGGCCTTTGCCGGCTTCCAGTTCCACCGCGGCAGCAGCAGAGAATGGCGTGTCCAAAGCATCATCTTAG
- the LOC117858229 gene encoding uncharacterized protein isoform X1: MADDHYSSKRKYDDPSPPPRRTGFSSGPPPVSPPAGGAQSYNSVPPPPDEIQLAKQRAQEIAARIFNAAEAKRPRVDNGDDDVGGYGGGGSLGSSGGGGRIGGGGLGFSSSAGGAGHGSSIPPISSQSSAPPYSSYGGYQGTSKKIEIPNGRVGVIIGKAGETIRYLQLQSGAKIQVTRDNEAEPGAQTRPVELSGAPEQISKAEQLIKEVLAEADAGSSGTGSGGRKYNAPQPGAETFQMKIANNKVGLVIGKGGETIKSMQAKSGARIQVIPLHLPAGDTSTERTVHIDGTQEQIEIAKQLVIEVTSENRARNQMSGGYSQQGYRPPRPQSNWGPPGAPPQQPGYGYMQPGAYPGAPPQYGAPQQPYGSYPPTSGGYQTAGWDQSQNQQSHTTPPGTGYDYYSQQQQPQQQSAPGTAASTDATSYNYGQPPTYTSQGYDSTYSQQSAGQQAYDYSGYQTQGQQQGYSQQAGYDQQGYGASAYGSAASSTQDGSAPSYGGTGGASQASPGQQTSTQAAGSHPGYASQPPTSAAASYPAQGSAPSGYGAPPPQSGYGTQPPPQGGYGQGAYGQPSPQGQKPPASSPYGQAPPPGSAQAGYGQYGYSQPGYGAPPPYPGAPPASHPGYGQQQSYVDAYGSGSYGQPPAYSTEATATATSQDQSAAPAPVGATTTSAPAPANSGGAQSAES; encoded by the exons ATGGCCGACGACCACTACTCCTCCAAGCGCAAGTACGacgacccctcgccgccgccgcggcgaacgGGGTTCTCCTCCGGCCCGCCGCCCGTCTCGCCGCCCGCTGGGGGCGCCCAGTCGTACAACAGCGTGCCGCCGCcccccgacgagatccagctCGCGAAGCAGCGCGCGCAGGAGATCGCGGCGCGGATCTTCAACGCCGCCGAGGCCAAGCGCCCACGCGTCGACAACGGCGACGATGACGTAGGCGGCTACGGGGGAGGAGGCTCCCTGggcagcagcggtggcggtggccgcatcggcggcgggggcctcgGCTTCTCGTCCTCTGCCGGTGGTG CAGGGCATGGGTCTTCTATCCCGCCAATATCTTCACAGAGCAGTGCACCTCCGTACTCTTCATATGGTGGATATCAGGGTACAAGCAAAAAGATTGAAATACCAAATGGAAGG GTTGGTGTTATTATCGGAAAAGCTGGGGAAACTATCAGGTATCTCCAACTTCAGTCAGGAGCAAAGATTCAGGTAACAAGAGACAATGAAGCTGAGCCAGGTGCACAGACAAGACCAGTTGAGCTTTCAGGCGCTCCTGAGCAGATAAGCAAAGCTGAGCAACTGATCAAAGAAGTTCTGGCAGAG GCTGATGCTGGGTCATCTGGTACTGGATCTGGTGGCCGGAAATATAATGCACCACAGCCAGGTGCCGAGACGTTCCAGATGAAAATTGCTAATAACAAG GTGGGTCTGGTTATTGGAAAGGGTGGTgaaactataaagtccatgcaaGCCAAATCTGGAGCTCGAATTCAG GTTATTCCTTTGCATCTGCCCGCTGGTGACACTTCAACTGAAAGAACTGTGCATATTGATGGCACACAGGAACAAATTGAAATTGCAAAGCAGCTGGTGATTGAGGTTACCAGTGAG AATCGTGCCAGAAATCAAATGTCAGGTGGCTATTCTCAGCAGGGTTAtcgccctcctcgtcctcaGTCAAACTGGGGCCCACCTGGTGCACCACCCCAGCAGCCTGGTTATGGTTATATGCAGCCTGGAGCTTATCCTGGGGCACCGCCACAGTATGGTGCACCTCAGCAACCTTATGGTAGCTATCCTCCAACATCTGGTGGCTATCAGACTGCGGGGTGGGATCAGTCTCAAAACCAGCAATCTCATACAACTCCCCCTGGCACTGGGTATGACTATTAtagccagcagcagcaacctcaACAACAGTCTGCCCCTGGGACTGCTGCGTCCACTGATGCTACTAGCTACAATTATGGCCAGCCTCCTACATATACTTCACAAGGATACGATTCTACCTACTCTCAGCAGAGTGCTGGGCAGCAAGCATATGATTACTCTGGTTACCAGACCCAAGGGCAGCAGCAGGGCTATTCTCAGCAGGCTGGTTATGATCAGCAGGGCTATGGTGCATCTGCTTATGGATCAGCTGCAAGCTCGACCCAGGATGGGTCTGCACCCAGTTATGGTGGTACTGGTGGGGCCAGTCAAGCATCTCCAGGGCAGCAAACTTCAACCCAAGCTGCTGGAAGCCACCCTGGTTATGCCAGCCAACCACCTACTAGTGCTGCAGCAAGCTACCCGGCGCAAGGTTCTGCTCCATCTGGCTATGGCGCTCCACCGCCACAGTCTGGCTATGGCACCCAGCCGCCACCGCAAGGTGGGTATGGTCAGGGCGCTTACGGGCAGCCTTCTCCGCAGGGCCAGAAGCCTCCTGCATCTTCACCATATGGACAGGCTCCGCCTCCTGGATCTGCTCAGGCTGGTTATGGACAGTATGGTTACAGCCAGCCTGGTTATGGTGCACCTCCGCCTTACCCTGGTGCCCCTCCTGCAAGCCATCCAGGTTATGGCCAGCAGCAGTCTTATGTTGACGCTTATGGCAGTGGAAGCTACGGGCAGCCTCCGGCGTACTCTACTGAAGCAACAGCAACTGCTACGTCCCAGGATCAATCTGCTGCACCTGCCCCAGTTGGTGCTACCACGACATCTGCCCCAGCTCCTGCTAACAGCGGTGGCGCGCAATCTGCAGAAAGTTAA
- the LOC117858229 gene encoding uncharacterized protein isoform X2, producing MADDHYSSKRKYDDPSPPPRRTGFSSGPPPVSPPAGGAQSYNSVPPPPDEIQLAKQRAQEIAARIFNAAEAKRPRVDNGDDDVGGYGGGGSLGSSGGGGRIGGGGLGFSSSAGGGHGSSIPPISSQSSAPPYSSYGGYQGTSKKIEIPNGRVGVIIGKAGETIRYLQLQSGAKIQVTRDNEAEPGAQTRPVELSGAPEQISKAEQLIKEVLAEADAGSSGTGSGGRKYNAPQPGAETFQMKIANNKVGLVIGKGGETIKSMQAKSGARIQVIPLHLPAGDTSTERTVHIDGTQEQIEIAKQLVIEVTSENRARNQMSGGYSQQGYRPPRPQSNWGPPGAPPQQPGYGYMQPGAYPGAPPQYGAPQQPYGSYPPTSGGYQTAGWDQSQNQQSHTTPPGTGYDYYSQQQQPQQQSAPGTAASTDATSYNYGQPPTYTSQGYDSTYSQQSAGQQAYDYSGYQTQGQQQGYSQQAGYDQQGYGASAYGSAASSTQDGSAPSYGGTGGASQASPGQQTSTQAAGSHPGYASQPPTSAAASYPAQGSAPSGYGAPPPQSGYGTQPPPQGGYGQGAYGQPSPQGQKPPASSPYGQAPPPGSAQAGYGQYGYSQPGYGAPPPYPGAPPASHPGYGQQQSYVDAYGSGSYGQPPAYSTEATATATSQDQSAAPAPVGATTTSAPAPANSGGAQSAES from the exons ATGGCCGACGACCACTACTCCTCCAAGCGCAAGTACGacgacccctcgccgccgccgcggcgaacgGGGTTCTCCTCCGGCCCGCCGCCCGTCTCGCCGCCCGCTGGGGGCGCCCAGTCGTACAACAGCGTGCCGCCGCcccccgacgagatccagctCGCGAAGCAGCGCGCGCAGGAGATCGCGGCGCGGATCTTCAACGCCGCCGAGGCCAAGCGCCCACGCGTCGACAACGGCGACGATGACGTAGGCGGCTACGGGGGAGGAGGCTCCCTGggcagcagcggtggcggtggccgcatcggcggcgggggcctcgGCTTCTCGTCCTCTGCCGGTGGTG GGCATGGGTCTTCTATCCCGCCAATATCTTCACAGAGCAGTGCACCTCCGTACTCTTCATATGGTGGATATCAGGGTACAAGCAAAAAGATTGAAATACCAAATGGAAGG GTTGGTGTTATTATCGGAAAAGCTGGGGAAACTATCAGGTATCTCCAACTTCAGTCAGGAGCAAAGATTCAGGTAACAAGAGACAATGAAGCTGAGCCAGGTGCACAGACAAGACCAGTTGAGCTTTCAGGCGCTCCTGAGCAGATAAGCAAAGCTGAGCAACTGATCAAAGAAGTTCTGGCAGAG GCTGATGCTGGGTCATCTGGTACTGGATCTGGTGGCCGGAAATATAATGCACCACAGCCAGGTGCCGAGACGTTCCAGATGAAAATTGCTAATAACAAG GTGGGTCTGGTTATTGGAAAGGGTGGTgaaactataaagtccatgcaaGCCAAATCTGGAGCTCGAATTCAG GTTATTCCTTTGCATCTGCCCGCTGGTGACACTTCAACTGAAAGAACTGTGCATATTGATGGCACACAGGAACAAATTGAAATTGCAAAGCAGCTGGTGATTGAGGTTACCAGTGAG AATCGTGCCAGAAATCAAATGTCAGGTGGCTATTCTCAGCAGGGTTAtcgccctcctcgtcctcaGTCAAACTGGGGCCCACCTGGTGCACCACCCCAGCAGCCTGGTTATGGTTATATGCAGCCTGGAGCTTATCCTGGGGCACCGCCACAGTATGGTGCACCTCAGCAACCTTATGGTAGCTATCCTCCAACATCTGGTGGCTATCAGACTGCGGGGTGGGATCAGTCTCAAAACCAGCAATCTCATACAACTCCCCCTGGCACTGGGTATGACTATTAtagccagcagcagcaacctcaACAACAGTCTGCCCCTGGGACTGCTGCGTCCACTGATGCTACTAGCTACAATTATGGCCAGCCTCCTACATATACTTCACAAGGATACGATTCTACCTACTCTCAGCAGAGTGCTGGGCAGCAAGCATATGATTACTCTGGTTACCAGACCCAAGGGCAGCAGCAGGGCTATTCTCAGCAGGCTGGTTATGATCAGCAGGGCTATGGTGCATCTGCTTATGGATCAGCTGCAAGCTCGACCCAGGATGGGTCTGCACCCAGTTATGGTGGTACTGGTGGGGCCAGTCAAGCATCTCCAGGGCAGCAAACTTCAACCCAAGCTGCTGGAAGCCACCCTGGTTATGCCAGCCAACCACCTACTAGTGCTGCAGCAAGCTACCCGGCGCAAGGTTCTGCTCCATCTGGCTATGGCGCTCCACCGCCACAGTCTGGCTATGGCACCCAGCCGCCACCGCAAGGTGGGTATGGTCAGGGCGCTTACGGGCAGCCTTCTCCGCAGGGCCAGAAGCCTCCTGCATCTTCACCATATGGACAGGCTCCGCCTCCTGGATCTGCTCAGGCTGGTTATGGACAGTATGGTTACAGCCAGCCTGGTTATGGTGCACCTCCGCCTTACCCTGGTGCCCCTCCTGCAAGCCATCCAGGTTATGGCCAGCAGCAGTCTTATGTTGACGCTTATGGCAGTGGAAGCTACGGGCAGCCTCCGGCGTACTCTACTGAAGCAACAGCAACTGCTACGTCCCAGGATCAATCTGCTGCACCTGCCCCAGTTGGTGCTACCACGACATCTGCCCCAGCTCCTGCTAACAGCGGTGGCGCGCAATCTGCAGAAAGTTAA